The genomic region TGTGGGTCAATAAACCACATTACTACTATGCTGGTTTGAACTTCTATAACTTCCCTTATGCATTTGGTCTTCTATTTGCGAAGGGTGTATACGCAGAATATTTAAAACGCGGTGAGGCGTTTGTAGAGGAATATGACAAACTACTTGCTTCTTCAGGTAAAAACTACATTGCTGATGTTGCAGATATGGTTGATATTGATATTAAGTCTAAAGACTTTTGGAGAAGCTCCCTAAAGCTAATTGAGCAAGATATAGAAAAGTTTATGGATTTATCATATAAAAACTAAAATAGAAGCTGGTAAAACCCCAGCTTTTCCTTTTGGTAATACAGAATATTTTTAATTACTTTATCCATAATAAAAGAGTATGTAAATATAAAATAGAGAGGAGAACGGCATAATGAATCAATTAAATCAAAATGAATTACAAAATCTTAGACACCTTATTAGCAATCATCAAATGGTAGCAAACAAACTTAACGACTATGCTCAACAATGCCAGGACACAACTATTAAACAAATGTTTCAACAGGCTTCTCAATCAGCACAAAAAAACGCTCAACAGTTAATGACATTCCTATAAAAATTTAAGGAGGATTTCTTTATGCAAGAAAAAGATATGGTAAATGATATTTTATCTATGACTAAAGCAGGCATGAATGAATACACAAAAGCAATTGGAGAAGCTTCTAATCAAAATTTAAGACAAACTCTACAACAAATGAGAAGTGGAGACGAGCAATTTCAATATGACTTATATAAAATTGCTGAACAAAAAGGATACTATCAATCTGCCCCTACTGCAAATTCCCAGGATTTACAACAAATTAAAAACCAATTAAACCAAGACATGAGTAGTGTTGGAATGATGAATAACATGAATAATATGAACAACAATAATATGACGAATAAAATGCAGTAAAATTTTTAATTTTCCGAGGCCCTCCGGGTCTCTTTTTTATGTATTTCTACTGTTATTACTAGTATACTTTTCCTTATATGTAATAAATGGTAATATTTAATTATAAAAATTATTTCACACTTTATGAAACAAAATAAAATTTTCCGT from Serpentinicella alkaliphila harbors:
- a CDS encoding spore coat protein, whose product is MQEKDMVNDILSMTKAGMNEYTKAIGEASNQNLRQTLQQMRSGDEQFQYDLYKIAEQKGYYQSAPTANSQDLQQIKNQLNQDMSSVGMMNNMNNMNNNNMTNKMQ